In the genome of Nonomuraea sp. NBC_00507, the window CCCCCGACGGCGACCTGGTCACGCTCGACCGCATGGACCCCGGCTACGACCTGCTGGGCGCGTTCATCGGCTCGGAGGGCACGCTGGGCATCGCCACCAAGATCACGGTACGGCTCAGCCGCGCGCCGCAGGCCGTGACCACGGTGCTGGCCGCGTTCGAGAGCATCGAGCAGGGCGGCCAGGCCGTGTCGGCGATCATCGGGGCGGGCATCGTGCCGGCCGCGATCGAGATGATGGACGCCCTCGCCATCGAGGCGGCCGAGGCGGCGGTGGCCTGCCGCTACCCGGAGGGCGCCGGGGCAGTGCTGATCGTCGAGCTGGACGGGCCCGAGGCGGAGGTCGAGCAGCAGTTCGCGCAGCTCACCGAGATCTGCTCCGGGGCGTTCGAGCTGCGGGTGGCAGCCGATCCCGCCGAGCGGGCGGCGATCTGGAAGGGACGCAAGTCCGCCTTCGCCGCCGTCGGCCGCATCAGCCCGGCGTACATCGTGCAGGACGGCGTGGTGCCGCGCACCTCCCTGCCGAGCGTGCTGGCCGCCATCGACCGGCTGTCGGCCGAGCACGGGATCAGGGTGGCCAACGTCTTCCACGCCGGCGACGGCAACCTGCACCCGCTGGTGTTGTTCGACGACGCCGAGCCGGGCGCGGGCGAGCGGGCCGAGGTGGTCTCCGGCGCGATCCTGGACCTGTGCATCGAGCACGGCGGCTCGATCACCGGCGAGCACGGCGTAGGCGTGGACAAGAGCCGCTACATGCCGAGGATGTTCAGCGAGACCGACCTCGACACGATGCAGCTGGTCCGGTGCGCGTTCGACCCCCGAGGGCTGTCCAATCCGGGCAAGGTGTTCCCCACGCCGCGGCTGTGCGGTGAGGCGCCGGGCGTTCGCAAGGGTGCGCATCCGCTGGTGGAGTCCGGAAAGGCGGAGCAGTTCTGATGCTGCTGTCTGACGCTGAGGTGACGGTCAGGGAAGCGGGCGCGGACGACGTCGTCAGCGGGGTCAAGCCGCGCTGGGTGGCGTTGCCGGAGACGGTCGAGGAGATCGCGGCCGTGCTGCGCGTCTGCGCCGAACGGGACCTCGCGGTGGTTCCCGCCGGCGGCGGCACGAAGCTGCACTGGGGCCCGCCGCCGGAGCGGTGCGACGTCCTGCTCGACCTGTGTTGCATGAACGAGATCCTGGAGCACGCGGCCGGTGACCTCGTGGTGCGGGCGCAGGCCGGGGTGACGATGGCCGCCCTGGCCGCCGCGCTCGCGGGCAAGGGGCAGGAGCTCGCGCTGGACGTGCCGTTCGCCGAGGACTCGACGGTCGGCGGCATGCTGGCCACCGCGCCCGCGGGGCCGCGCGCGTTCCGCTACGGCACCGCCCGCGACCTGCTCATCGGCATCACGGTCGTGCTGGCCGACGGGACGATCGCACGCTCGGGCGGCAAAGTGGTCAAGAACGTTGCAGGCTACGACCTCGGCAAGCTCTTCACCGGCTCGTACGGGACGCTCGGCGTCATCGCGGAGGCCACGTTCCGCCTGCACCCGCTGCCCGCCGACCGCCGCTGGATCACAGCGGAGCTCGAGCGCGACGAGCTGCCGCCGATCGCCGCCGCGCTGGCCGCCTCGCAGGCCGAGCCGAGCGCCGCCGAGGTGGACTGGCCGGATCCCGGCGGGCCGCTGACCTTGGCCGTGCTGGTCGAGGGCGCGGCCGCCGGCTCCAGGGCCGAGGTGCTGCGCGCGCTGGTAGGCAAGGGCACGGTGACCGGCGAGCCGCCGTCGTGGTGGGGACTGATCCAGAACGACGAGGTGCTGGTCGAGGTACGATTCCCGGCCACGGGCACGCAGGCCGTGCTGGACGTGGTGGCCGGCACCGGGCTGTCGCTGCGAGGCTCTGTCCTGTCGGGGCGGGTGCTGCTGGAGTCGTGGGGGGCGATCGCGGAGCCGGAGCTGGCCGCGGCGGTGTCCGGGTTGCGCAAGCGGGTCGAGGCGGCCGGCGGGCGGGTGAGCGTGCTCGCCGCTCCTTACGCGAGCGTCGACCGGTGGGGGCAGGTCAGCGGGTTGCCGCTGATGCGGCGGGTCAAGGAGCAGTTCGATCCCGGGCGCAGGATGTCTCCCGGCCGCTTTGTGGGAGGGATCTAGATGGATCCGAAGCTGATCAACGATTGTGTGCACTGCGGGTTCTGCCTGCCGACGTGTCCGACGTACCTGCTCTGGGGCGAGGAGATGGACTCGCCGCGCGGGCGGATCCACCTGATGCAGCAGCATGTCGAGG includes:
- a CDS encoding FAD-linked oxidase C-terminal domain-containing protein, which translates into the protein MDTLVAALRSLLPPDSVITDPVRLRTYECDGLTYHRATPGVVVLPDTAEQVARVVRLCNDFGVPFVARGSGTGLSGGALPREDGVLIVTSKMRAILEVDLDDRRVVVEPGVTNLAITEAVRDRGYYYAPDPSSQQVCSIGGNVAENSGGAHCLKYGFTVNHVEACEIVTPDGDLVTLDRMDPGYDLLGAFIGSEGTLGIATKITVRLSRAPQAVTTVLAAFESIEQGGQAVSAIIGAGIVPAAIEMMDALAIEAAEAAVACRYPEGAGAVLIVELDGPEAEVEQQFAQLTEICSGAFELRVAADPAERAAIWKGRKSAFAAVGRISPAYIVQDGVVPRTSLPSVLAAIDRLSAEHGIRVANVFHAGDGNLHPLVLFDDAEPGAGERAEVVSGAILDLCIEHGGSITGEHGVGVDKSRYMPRMFSETDLDTMQLVRCAFDPRGLSNPGKVFPTPRLCGEAPGVRKGAHPLVESGKAEQF
- a CDS encoding FAD-binding oxidoreductase, which produces MLLSDAEVTVREAGADDVVSGVKPRWVALPETVEEIAAVLRVCAERDLAVVPAGGGTKLHWGPPPERCDVLLDLCCMNEILEHAAGDLVVRAQAGVTMAALAAALAGKGQELALDVPFAEDSTVGGMLATAPAGPRAFRYGTARDLLIGITVVLADGTIARSGGKVVKNVAGYDLGKLFTGSYGTLGVIAEATFRLHPLPADRRWITAELERDELPPIAAALAASQAEPSAAEVDWPDPGGPLTLAVLVEGAAAGSRAEVLRALVGKGTVTGEPPSWWGLIQNDEVLVEVRFPATGTQAVLDVVAGTGLSLRGSVLSGRVLLESWGAIAEPELAAAVSGLRKRVEAAGGRVSVLAAPYASVDRWGQVSGLPLMRRVKEQFDPGRRMSPGRFVGGI